The Betaproteobacteria bacterium genome has a window encoding:
- the epsF gene encoding chain length determinant protein EpsF → MPMTIEQFLVILTARWRSIAIVFAGVVFLVLTVSLLLPKRYTGTASVVLDVRTPDRAAGGPNTPMVVTGMLAPSYMTTQVQVVTSERVARGAIRALGLQNDAELKAAWIEDTEGKGDFEAWLAVLLQKQLDVIAARDSNIIDIAYSSKDPAQAAAVANAFMQSYIDTTLELKVEPARAYKSFFDERAKRLRQDLEAAQGRLSRFQKANQILVSPDRMDVETARLANLTTQLVELQASAAQNEGKRAQAGGARQDQLPEVISNPLVSQLSASVANEEARLKELTSRYGPRHPQLIEQRARLAEVQSKLQAATARATGSVSVNTTVNQAQIARMEKLLNEQRAKVLKLQGLRDEGELLRRDVEIAQTAYSAMEQHVVETGVESENTSTNVSVLKRATEPATPSSPRLLRNLAAAMVLGMLLGLANALVREMRDRRVRTHADIEIELGQPLMLTLPKATFPRGGKGRTRTRSILDNRRPLPGLRRTGAATSGAPI, encoded by the coding sequence TCGATGTGCGCACGCCGGACCGCGCAGCAGGTGGCCCCAATACACCCATGGTCGTCACCGGCATGCTGGCACCCAGCTACATGACGACACAGGTGCAGGTGGTGACCAGCGAGCGGGTGGCACGCGGCGCGATCCGCGCCCTCGGCCTGCAGAACGATGCCGAACTCAAGGCGGCGTGGATCGAGGACACCGAAGGCAAGGGCGACTTCGAGGCTTGGCTCGCCGTACTCTTGCAGAAGCAACTCGACGTCATTGCAGCGCGCGACTCCAACATCATCGACATCGCGTATTCGTCGAAGGATCCGGCACAGGCGGCGGCCGTGGCCAATGCCTTCATGCAGTCGTACATCGACACCACGCTGGAGCTCAAGGTCGAGCCCGCACGTGCCTACAAGAGCTTTTTCGACGAGCGCGCGAAGCGTCTGCGCCAGGATCTCGAAGCTGCGCAGGGGCGTCTCTCGCGGTTCCAGAAAGCCAACCAGATCCTCGTGTCGCCGGACCGGATGGACGTCGAGACGGCGCGCCTCGCCAATCTGACGACACAGCTGGTCGAGCTTCAGGCGAGCGCTGCGCAAAACGAAGGCAAGCGCGCGCAGGCCGGGGGGGCGCGTCAAGACCAGTTGCCCGAGGTGATCAGCAACCCCCTCGTCTCGCAGCTTTCCGCCTCGGTGGCAAACGAGGAGGCGCGGCTCAAGGAGCTGACGTCGCGTTACGGCCCGCGCCACCCGCAGCTGATCGAGCAGCGGGCGCGGCTCGCCGAGGTGCAAAGCAAGCTGCAGGCGGCCACCGCGCGCGCGACCGGAAGCGTCAGCGTCAATACCACCGTGAATCAGGCGCAGATCGCCCGCATGGAGAAACTGCTCAATGAGCAGCGGGCGAAGGTCCTGAAGCTGCAGGGCCTGCGCGACGAGGGAGAACTCCTGCGCCGGGACGTGGAAATCGCTCAGACTGCCTACAGCGCCATGGAACAGCACGTCGTCGAGACCGGCGTCGAAAGCGAGAACACGAGCACGAACGTTTCGGTGCTCAAGCGTGCCACGGAGCCGGCGACACCGTCCTCGCCCCGCCTCCTTCGCAACCTGGCGGCAGCGATGGTGCTCGGCATGCTGCTGGGATTGGCGAATGCGCTCGTGCGCGAAATGCGCGACCGGCGCGTGCGCACTCACGCCGACATCGAAATCGAACTCGGACAGCCGCTCATGTTGACCTTGCCGAAAGCGACATTTCCCAGGGGAGGCAAGGGCAGGACGCGGACGCGTTCGATCCTCGACAATCGCCGGCCGCTGCCAGGCCTGCGGCGCACCGGCGCCGCGACGAGTGGAGCACCCATCTGA